GGTTCGTCAATCCATGGGGCGTTTTCTTCAGAACATGCGtgagctccctctctctctctctagacggAAATTCCTGCTCCTGTTATTGTATTCATCTGTGATCGGTTCCTGCTCTTATGATTCTGGCTAATCGCCGCACAGGTCTCGCCAATGATGTGTTGAAGAGACAGGAGCCCCATAGAAGGTTAGCGTCTGCTGTGCTTTGTAGACATCAATCGCAAGTGTCGAATACCGAGGAGCTCGACGCCGAGGAGACGAAGAAAAATGGGGGTGGAGTTTCTCCGGGGCATGAAGTGCGGAGGGAGACTTTTTGTGGTTCTGGGACGAACAGGCATAGCTCTGACGACGAGGATTTGAGTGATGGCAAGTGGAAGATCGAGCTAGCTTGGCTCACGAAGGCTTTGGAACCGGCGCTGCAGATGTGCAGGTGGGCTTTACCTACAGGTATTTTAATTGCAATCCGTGATCCTCCACAGATGGAATGTGTCAACCTTGTGATAATGACTAATGAGGAAGTTTTGACATTTTCACAGTCTTCTCTTATTGCAATTACAATTGCTGGTTCATTTGTTAGAGTTTAATGCCATGTTTGAGACTTCATAGCAAGCTTTGGATGACGTGTAATTCATCTATTCCCGTCACAGGAAAGGAGAAACTCCTTTATTACATTTCATTCTTGTGTAAATAAAGGGGGTGATGGAATAgagtattaagatgcatgtTCTGTGACACCTTTTCATTTAAGAGCAGAAGGTTTCTGGGTAGGGCTATATCTATGCAATTCAGCATCTACCATCTTAAGTCATTGACTTTGTAACTAAATTTCGAGGGAATGGAGGTCAAAGCGGAAGTGGGTCGCCACCAACTGCCAGGTCTGTTTCGGAGATCATTGCAAGCATCCAAAGGAGTAAAATGGGAGTCCAAGACTGGAGCCTAAGTGATCTTACTGTGGGCttgtattttatttatcttcgtCAAGCATCTGCAAATCCTTTAGAGGATATAAATGGCGTTTTGATATCTTCTGATGCAATAGTAAGTATCAACCTGACTTGTCTGCTTATTGATTAAATACATGCTTCTTTCGTCTACTGACTGAAAGTGCAAATGAAGAGTTATGAGTTTTGTGTCCGCTAAACTTTGTCTTTCATTTTGTGGATCCACTTTTTCAGGTCCAAGATCTCATGTATCacactgaattggcaaaaggtTGTTATAAGGATAGTGCCGCTGGTCTTGCCAGAAACAGCATGCTTCGAGAAAGCAACGTGctaaaatatgtgaaaaacTCTAGCATCTTGAGGCCTGGTTATTACATAGGGATTGATTATCGTAAGAAACTTGTAATATTTGGAATTCGCGGAACACACTCTGTGTATGATCTGATCACCGATGTTGCCTCTTCAAGCCATGAAGAAGTCACATTTGAGGGCTACTCAACCCATTTTGGTACTGCCGAAGCCACACGCTGGTTTCTTGCTCATGAGATTGGAACCATCAAGCAGTGCTTAGATAAGCATCAGGTaatattaagtttttttttgtaaccaaaaaaatatatatcttttagaGTAATTTTCCATGTCAGAGGTTTTATGACAAGTTTGCTAAAAAATGTTTATTGTCAGGGTTTTAGGTTAAGACTAGTTGGTCATTCTCTTGGTGGTGCTATAGCTTCTTTACTTGCAATAATGCTGCGCAAGAAATCAGAAAAGGAGTTGGGTTTCAGCCCAGAACTTGTTTCTGCTGTTGCATATGCAACACCGCCTTGTGTTTCCAGAGAGCTAGCTGAAAGCTCCTCTGATTTTGTAACAACTGTCGTTATGCAGGTAGAAATACgttctttttttgtgttatCTTCTTATCTGGATAGCACAACAGTTGGTTGATGCAAGTGTTGATTTGCTGCAGTATTTTGGCGATTGTCTCTGCAGCTTATCTT
The nucleotide sequence above comes from Eucalyptus grandis isolate ANBG69807.140 chromosome 2, ASM1654582v1, whole genome shotgun sequence. Encoded proteins:
- the LOC104427737 gene encoding diacylglycerol lipase-beta isoform X1, giving the protein MVRQSMGRFLQNMRLANDVLKRQEPHRRLASAVLCRHQSQVSNTEELDAEETKKNGGGVSPGHEVRRETFCGSGTNRHSSDDEDLSDGKWKIELAWLTKALEPALQMCRWALPTGNGGQSGSGSPPTARSVSEIIASIQRSKMGVQDWSLSDLTVGLYFIYLRQASANPLEDINGVLISSDAIVQDLMYHTELAKGCYKDSAAGLARNSMLRESNVLKYVKNSSILRPGYYIGIDYRKKLVIFGIRGTHSVYDLITDVASSSHEEVTFEGYSTHFGTAEATRWFLAHEIGTIKQCLDKHQGFRLRLVGHSLGGAIASLLAIMLRKKSEKELGFSPELVSAVAYATPPCVSRELAESSSDFVTTVVMQDDIVPRLSAASLTRLRNEILQTDWTSIIEKEDWKSIMELVSNAKQVVSSVQDVARKLAYYAKFRTNKEYLDSSIQQESDIVPRVPPLSKPAADGDSVLEKEQTMPEELFVPGTVYYLKRNTDCNSNSGIEYFTLWRRHPGDHFQRIVLSSNLISDHKCDSHYFALRDVLKSLPASTNDDILFQ
- the LOC104427737 gene encoding uncharacterized protein LOC104427737 isoform X2 — its product is MVRQSMGRFLQNMRLANDVLKRQEPHRRLASAVLCRHQSQVSNTEELDAEETKKNGGGVSPGHEVRRETFCGSGTNRHSSDDEDLSDGKWKIELAWLTKALEPALQMCRWALPTGNGGQSGSGSPPTARSVSEIIASIQRSKMGVQDWSLSDLTVGLYFIYLRQASANPLEDINGVLISSDAIVQDLMYHTELAKGCYKDSAAGLARNSMLRESNVLKYVKNSSILRPGYYIGIDYRKKLVIFGIRGTHSVYDLITDVASSSHEEVTFEGYSTHFGTAEATRWFLAHEIGTIKQCLDKHQGFRLRLVGHSLGGAIASLLAIMLRKKSEKELGFSPELVSAVAYATPPCVSRELAESSSDFVTTVVMQDDIVPRLSAASLTRLRNEILQTDWTSIIEKEDWKSIMELVSNAKQVVSSVQDVARKLAYYAKFRTNKEYLGIRYCS